A single Stutzerimonas stutzeri DNA region contains:
- the flgC gene encoding flagellar basal body rod protein FlgC: MSFDSIYRIAGSAMNAQTVRLNTVASNLANTDSAANNAADVYQARKPMFAAVYENNSLTRGVGLGGAHVQVLDVVTSGAEPKRRYEPGNPLADGEGYVYYPDINEIEEMTDMMSATRSFETGVEVLNRVKSMQQSLLRLGEA; encoded by the coding sequence ATGTCATTCGATTCCATCTACCGTATCGCCGGCTCGGCGATGAATGCCCAGACCGTTCGCCTCAACACCGTGGCCAGCAACCTGGCCAACACCGATTCGGCGGCCAACAACGCCGCGGACGTTTACCAGGCGCGCAAGCCGATGTTCGCCGCGGTGTACGAGAACAACTCGCTGACGCGTGGCGTCGGCCTTGGCGGAGCACATGTGCAAGTGCTCGACGTCGTCACGTCCGGCGCCGAACCCAAGCGTCGCTACGAGCCGGGCAATCCGCTGGCCGACGGCGAAGGCTATGTCTACTACCCCGACATCAACGAGATCGAAGAGATGACCGACATGATGTCGGCGACGCGCAGCTTCGAGACCGGGGTAGAGGTGCTCAACCGTGTGAAAAGCATGCAGCAAAGCCTGTTGCGGCTGGGAGAAGCCTGA
- the flgB gene encoding flagellar basal body rod protein FlgB, with protein sequence MSIRIDEALGVHERALSLRMQRSEILAANLANEDTPGFQARDIDFGKEMQRLESSTSPRASTAGTDPRLLFRVPGQASQDGNTVELSTEQAQFSRNSMDFQTSLTFITMKFRGLKQAIEGR encoded by the coding sequence ATGAGTATACGGATTGATGAGGCGCTCGGCGTCCACGAGCGCGCCCTGAGCCTGCGCATGCAGCGCAGCGAAATTCTCGCGGCGAACCTGGCCAACGAAGACACGCCGGGCTTCCAGGCGCGCGATATCGATTTCGGCAAGGAAATGCAGCGGCTGGAGAGCAGCACCTCGCCGCGCGCGTCCACTGCCGGCACCGATCCTCGGCTGCTGTTCCGCGTACCGGGGCAGGCCTCGCAGGACGGCAACACGGTCGAGCTGTCGACCGAGCAGGCGCAGTTCTCACGCAACTCCATGGATTTCCAGACCAGCCTGACCTTCATCACGATGAAATTTCGTGGTTTGAAGCAGGCCATCGAGGGACGTTGA
- the flgA gene encoding flagellar basal body P-ring formation chaperone FlgA, whose product MLATSTPAQADATVQVRQAVENHVRAMLERQAERQGWQGMQLRYETNLPASVASYPPCGSALQIRATGDAPSAMERQQLQISCADAPGWSVGATAQAHVFLPAVHAEGIIDRGQTIVGSDLRLERINIAKARRGYYNRLDEVVGMAAKRRIRAGQTITPALLEPAMAVKRGEPVKVVASNEGIEASTSGEALGDGQPGDVIRVRNTRSGKEIDAKVIEPGVVTSTF is encoded by the coding sequence ATGCTGGCCACGAGCACCCCGGCGCAGGCGGACGCCACCGTGCAGGTACGACAGGCCGTGGAAAACCATGTGCGCGCCATGCTCGAGCGGCAGGCCGAGCGCCAGGGCTGGCAGGGCATGCAGCTGCGATACGAAACCAACCTGCCCGCCAGTGTCGCCAGCTACCCACCCTGCGGCAGCGCCTTGCAAATCCGCGCCACGGGCGATGCGCCTTCGGCCATGGAGCGACAACAGTTGCAGATCAGCTGCGCGGATGCGCCCGGCTGGTCGGTGGGCGCGACCGCCCAGGCCCACGTGTTCCTGCCCGCCGTGCACGCCGAGGGCATCATCGACCGCGGCCAGACCATCGTCGGCAGCGACCTCAGGCTCGAGCGCATCAACATCGCCAAGGCCCGACGTGGCTACTACAACCGTCTGGACGAGGTGGTCGGCATGGCCGCCAAACGCCGTATTCGCGCAGGCCAGACCATCACGCCAGCGCTGCTGGAGCCTGCCATGGCGGTCAAGCGCGGAGAACCGGTGAAGGTCGTCGCCAGCAATGAGGGCATCGAGGCGTCGACCTCTGGCGAAGCCCTGGGCGACGGGCAGCCCGGAGACGTGATCCGCGTGCGCAACACACGCAGCGGCAAGGAGATCGATGCGAAAGTGATCGAGCCGGGCGTGGTGACGAGCACGTTCTGA